A genome region from Manis pentadactyla isolate mManPen7 chromosome 5, mManPen7.hap1, whole genome shotgun sequence includes the following:
- the SLC49A3 gene encoding solute carrier family 49 member A3 isoform X3, protein MARPAAPATPALGALRGYRAYARRWVFLLVLSLLSCSNATLWLSFAPVADTTARRFLLSTKQINWLSMVYLVVSIPSGVAAIWFLDSVGLRWATVLCAWLNFAGSVLRSVPCMLVKVQDPFAFLMSGQSLCALAQTLVIFSPAKLAALWFPEHQRATANMIGTMSNPLGILVANLLSPALVKKEEDISMMLGIYIIPAGLACLMATACLWESVPPTPPSAGAARSTSEKFLDGLKLLTRNKAYVTLAVGFGGGIGVFTSFSALLEQVLCVKGYSNEFAGLCGALFIVFGILGALVLGLYVDQTKRFTEALKIGLCLTSMACAAFAVVSQLQDQKLALAATCSLLGLFGFSVAPVAMELAVECSFPVGEGAAAGLVFVLGQAAGMLIVVLLTALPVRRAQPSVSTCHDGQDPLDWQVASWSSSSAPRTGACRPRPAEAPQSRRT, encoded by the exons atgGCGCGGCCGGCGGCCCCTGCGACCCCCGCCCTGGGCGCGCTGCGGGGGTACCGCGCCTACGCGCGCCGCTGGGTGTTCCTGCTGGTGCTCAGCCTGCTCAGCTGCTCCAACGCCACG CTGTGGCTCAGCTTCGCGCCCGTGGCTGACACCACTGCCCGGCGCTTCCTCCTCTCCACCAAGCAGATCAACTGGCTCTCAATGGTCTACCTTGTGGTGTCCATCCCGTCTGGTGTGGCAGCCATCTGGTTTCTGGACTCCGTTGGGCTCCGCTGGGCT ACCGTCCTGTGTGCGTGGCTGAACTTTGCTGGGAGTGTGCTCCGCTCCGTGCCCTGCATGCTGGTCAAGGTCCAGGACCCGTTTGCCTTCCTCATGAGTGGGCAGAGCCTCTGTGCCCTGGCCCAGACCCTGGTCATCTTCTCTCCAGCCAAGCTGGCTGCACTGTGGTTCCCTGAGCACCAACGAGCCACGGCCAACATGATCGGCACCATGT CAAACCCCCTGGGCATCCTGGTGGCCAACTTGCTGTCACCTGCCCTAGTGAAGAAGGAGGAAGACATCTCCATGATG CTGGGCATCTACATCATCCCTGCCGGCCTCGCCTGCCTGATGGCCACTGCATGCCTCTGGGAGagcgtgccccccaccccaccctctgccGGGGCCGCCCGCTCCACCTCAGAGAAGTTCCTGGATGGGCTGAAGCTG CTCACAAGGAACAAGGCCTACGTCACCCTGGCTGTGGGCTTCGGGGGTGGCATCGGAGTCTTCACCAGCTTCTCAGCCCTGCTGGAGCAGGTCCTCTGCGTGAAGGGCTACTCCAAT GAATTTGCAGGCCTGTGTGGGGCTCTCTTCATTGTGTTTGGGATCCTGGGGGCACTGGTTCTCGGGTTGTATGTAGACCAGACCAAGCGCTTCACTGAAGCCCTCAAGATTGGACTCTGCCTGACCTCCATGGCCTGTGCGGCCTTTGCTGTG gtgtcccagctgCAGGACCAGAAACTCGCGCTGGCCGCCACCTGCTCACTGCTGGGGCTCTTTGGCTTCTCGGTGGCACCTGTCGCCATGGAGCTGGCAGTCGAGTGCTCCTTTCCTGTGGGTGAGGGTGCGGCCGCAGGCCTGGTCTTTGTGCTGGG GCAGGCTGCCGGCATGCTCATCGTGGTGCTGCTGACGGCCCTGCCTGTGCGCCGTGCACAGCCATCTGTGTCTACCTGCCATGACGGCCAGGACCCGCTAGACTGGCAGG TTGCCTCCTGGTCCTCTTCTTCCGCACCCCGTACCGGCGCCTGCAGGCCGAGGCCAGCGGAAGCCCCTCAGTCCAGGAGGACGTAA
- the SLC49A3 gene encoding solute carrier family 49 member A3 isoform X1, translating to MARPAAPATPALGALRGYRAYARRWVFLLVLSLLSCSNATLWLSFAPVADTTARRFLLSTKQINWLSMVYLVVSIPSGVAAIWFLDSVGLRWATVLCAWLNFAGSVLRSVPCMLVKVQDPFAFLMSGQSLCALAQTLVIFSPAKLAALWFPEHQRATANMIGTMSNPLGILVANLLSPALVKKEEDISMMLGIYIIPAGLACLMATACLWESVPPTPPSAGAARSTSEKFLDGLKLLTRNKAYVTLAVGFGGGIGVFTSFSALLEQVLCVKGYSNEFAGLCGALFIVFGILGALVLGLYVDQTKRFTEALKIGLCLTSMACAAFAVVSQLQDQKLALAATCSLLGLFGFSVAPVAMELAVECSFPVGEGAAAGLVFVLGQAAGMLIVVLLTALPVRRAQPSVSTCHDGQDPLDWQVSVLLMAGLCTFFSCLLVLFFRTPYRRLQAEASGSPSVQEDVSPAATDRTPHPAAAPCGSSEPRTAPAGSVGAAPLQSSWLEPALLTLPPCS from the exons atgGCGCGGCCGGCGGCCCCTGCGACCCCCGCCCTGGGCGCGCTGCGGGGGTACCGCGCCTACGCGCGCCGCTGGGTGTTCCTGCTGGTGCTCAGCCTGCTCAGCTGCTCCAACGCCACG CTGTGGCTCAGCTTCGCGCCCGTGGCTGACACCACTGCCCGGCGCTTCCTCCTCTCCACCAAGCAGATCAACTGGCTCTCAATGGTCTACCTTGTGGTGTCCATCCCGTCTGGTGTGGCAGCCATCTGGTTTCTGGACTCCGTTGGGCTCCGCTGGGCT ACCGTCCTGTGTGCGTGGCTGAACTTTGCTGGGAGTGTGCTCCGCTCCGTGCCCTGCATGCTGGTCAAGGTCCAGGACCCGTTTGCCTTCCTCATGAGTGGGCAGAGCCTCTGTGCCCTGGCCCAGACCCTGGTCATCTTCTCTCCAGCCAAGCTGGCTGCACTGTGGTTCCCTGAGCACCAACGAGCCACGGCCAACATGATCGGCACCATGT CAAACCCCCTGGGCATCCTGGTGGCCAACTTGCTGTCACCTGCCCTAGTGAAGAAGGAGGAAGACATCTCCATGATG CTGGGCATCTACATCATCCCTGCCGGCCTCGCCTGCCTGATGGCCACTGCATGCCTCTGGGAGagcgtgccccccaccccaccctctgccGGGGCCGCCCGCTCCACCTCAGAGAAGTTCCTGGATGGGCTGAAGCTG CTCACAAGGAACAAGGCCTACGTCACCCTGGCTGTGGGCTTCGGGGGTGGCATCGGAGTCTTCACCAGCTTCTCAGCCCTGCTGGAGCAGGTCCTCTGCGTGAAGGGCTACTCCAAT GAATTTGCAGGCCTGTGTGGGGCTCTCTTCATTGTGTTTGGGATCCTGGGGGCACTGGTTCTCGGGTTGTATGTAGACCAGACCAAGCGCTTCACTGAAGCCCTCAAGATTGGACTCTGCCTGACCTCCATGGCCTGTGCGGCCTTTGCTGTG gtgtcccagctgCAGGACCAGAAACTCGCGCTGGCCGCCACCTGCTCACTGCTGGGGCTCTTTGGCTTCTCGGTGGCACCTGTCGCCATGGAGCTGGCAGTCGAGTGCTCCTTTCCTGTGGGTGAGGGTGCGGCCGCAGGCCTGGTCTTTGTGCTGGG GCAGGCTGCCGGCATGCTCATCGTGGTGCTGCTGACGGCCCTGCCTGTGCGCCGTGCACAGCCATCTGTGTCTACCTGCCATGACGGCCAGGACCCGCTAGACTGGCAGG TGTCCGTGCTGCTGATGGCCGGCTTGTGCACCTTCTTCAGTTGCCTCCTGGTCCTCTTCTTCCGCACCCCGTACCGGCGCCTGCAGGCCGAGGCCAGCGGAAGCCCCTCAGTCCAGGAGGACGTAAGCCCGGCAGCCACAGACCGCACACCCCACCCGGCCGCCGCCCCCTGTGGCTCCTCTGAGCCCCGCACAGCTCCTGCAGGAAGCGTGGGGGCAGCTCCGCTCCAAAGCTCATGGCTGGAACCGGCTCTCCTGACCCTGCCTCCCTGCTCCTAG
- the SLC49A3 gene encoding solute carrier family 49 member A3 isoform X2, translating into MARPAAPATPALGALRGYRAYARRWVFLLVLSLLSCSNATINWLSMVYLVVSIPSGVAAIWFLDSVGLRWATVLCAWLNFAGSVLRSVPCMLVKVQDPFAFLMSGQSLCALAQTLVIFSPAKLAALWFPEHQRATANMIGTMSNPLGILVANLLSPALVKKEEDISMMLGIYIIPAGLACLMATACLWESVPPTPPSAGAARSTSEKFLDGLKLLTRNKAYVTLAVGFGGGIGVFTSFSALLEQVLCVKGYSNEFAGLCGALFIVFGILGALVLGLYVDQTKRFTEALKIGLCLTSMACAAFAVVSQLQDQKLALAATCSLLGLFGFSVAPVAMELAVECSFPVGEGAAAGLVFVLGQAAGMLIVVLLTALPVRRAQPSVSTCHDGQDPLDWQVSVLLMAGLCTFFSCLLVLFFRTPYRRLQAEASGSPSVQEDVSPAATDRTPHPAAAPCGSSEPRTAPAGSVGAAPLQSSWLEPALLTLPPCS; encoded by the exons atgGCGCGGCCGGCGGCCCCTGCGACCCCCGCCCTGGGCGCGCTGCGGGGGTACCGCGCCTACGCGCGCCGCTGGGTGTTCCTGCTGGTGCTCAGCCTGCTCAGCTGCTCCAACGCCACG ATCAACTGGCTCTCAATGGTCTACCTTGTGGTGTCCATCCCGTCTGGTGTGGCAGCCATCTGGTTTCTGGACTCCGTTGGGCTCCGCTGGGCT ACCGTCCTGTGTGCGTGGCTGAACTTTGCTGGGAGTGTGCTCCGCTCCGTGCCCTGCATGCTGGTCAAGGTCCAGGACCCGTTTGCCTTCCTCATGAGTGGGCAGAGCCTCTGTGCCCTGGCCCAGACCCTGGTCATCTTCTCTCCAGCCAAGCTGGCTGCACTGTGGTTCCCTGAGCACCAACGAGCCACGGCCAACATGATCGGCACCATGT CAAACCCCCTGGGCATCCTGGTGGCCAACTTGCTGTCACCTGCCCTAGTGAAGAAGGAGGAAGACATCTCCATGATG CTGGGCATCTACATCATCCCTGCCGGCCTCGCCTGCCTGATGGCCACTGCATGCCTCTGGGAGagcgtgccccccaccccaccctctgccGGGGCCGCCCGCTCCACCTCAGAGAAGTTCCTGGATGGGCTGAAGCTG CTCACAAGGAACAAGGCCTACGTCACCCTGGCTGTGGGCTTCGGGGGTGGCATCGGAGTCTTCACCAGCTTCTCAGCCCTGCTGGAGCAGGTCCTCTGCGTGAAGGGCTACTCCAAT GAATTTGCAGGCCTGTGTGGGGCTCTCTTCATTGTGTTTGGGATCCTGGGGGCACTGGTTCTCGGGTTGTATGTAGACCAGACCAAGCGCTTCACTGAAGCCCTCAAGATTGGACTCTGCCTGACCTCCATGGCCTGTGCGGCCTTTGCTGTG gtgtcccagctgCAGGACCAGAAACTCGCGCTGGCCGCCACCTGCTCACTGCTGGGGCTCTTTGGCTTCTCGGTGGCACCTGTCGCCATGGAGCTGGCAGTCGAGTGCTCCTTTCCTGTGGGTGAGGGTGCGGCCGCAGGCCTGGTCTTTGTGCTGGG GCAGGCTGCCGGCATGCTCATCGTGGTGCTGCTGACGGCCCTGCCTGTGCGCCGTGCACAGCCATCTGTGTCTACCTGCCATGACGGCCAGGACCCGCTAGACTGGCAGG TGTCCGTGCTGCTGATGGCCGGCTTGTGCACCTTCTTCAGTTGCCTCCTGGTCCTCTTCTTCCGCACCCCGTACCGGCGCCTGCAGGCCGAGGCCAGCGGAAGCCCCTCAGTCCAGGAGGACGTAAGCCCGGCAGCCACAGACCGCACACCCCACCCGGCCGCCGCCCCCTGTGGCTCCTCTGAGCCCCGCACAGCTCCTGCAGGAAGCGTGGGGGCAGCTCCGCTCCAAAGCTCATGGCTGGAACCGGCTCTCCTGACCCTGCCTCCCTGCTCCTAG
- the SLC49A3 gene encoding solute carrier family 49 member A3 isoform X4, with protein sequence MVYLVVSIPSGVAAIWFLDSVGLRWATVLCAWLNFAGSVLRSVPCMLVKVQDPFAFLMSGQSLCALAQTLVIFSPAKLAALWFPEHQRATANMIGTMSNPLGILVANLLSPALVKKEEDISMMLGIYIIPAGLACLMATACLWESVPPTPPSAGAARSTSEKFLDGLKLLTRNKAYVTLAVGFGGGIGVFTSFSALLEQVLCVKGYSNEFAGLCGALFIVFGILGALVLGLYVDQTKRFTEALKIGLCLTSMACAAFAVVSQLQDQKLALAATCSLLGLFGFSVAPVAMELAVECSFPVGEGAAAGLVFVLGQAAGMLIVVLLTALPVRRAQPSVSTCHDGQDPLDWQVSVLLMAGLCTFFSCLLVLFFRTPYRRLQAEASGSPSVQEDVSPAATDRTPHPAAAPCGSSEPRTAPAGSVGAAPLQSSWLEPALLTLPPCS encoded by the exons ATGGTCTACCTTGTGGTGTCCATCCCGTCTGGTGTGGCAGCCATCTGGTTTCTGGACTCCGTTGGGCTCCGCTGGGCT ACCGTCCTGTGTGCGTGGCTGAACTTTGCTGGGAGTGTGCTCCGCTCCGTGCCCTGCATGCTGGTCAAGGTCCAGGACCCGTTTGCCTTCCTCATGAGTGGGCAGAGCCTCTGTGCCCTGGCCCAGACCCTGGTCATCTTCTCTCCAGCCAAGCTGGCTGCACTGTGGTTCCCTGAGCACCAACGAGCCACGGCCAACATGATCGGCACCATGT CAAACCCCCTGGGCATCCTGGTGGCCAACTTGCTGTCACCTGCCCTAGTGAAGAAGGAGGAAGACATCTCCATGATG CTGGGCATCTACATCATCCCTGCCGGCCTCGCCTGCCTGATGGCCACTGCATGCCTCTGGGAGagcgtgccccccaccccaccctctgccGGGGCCGCCCGCTCCACCTCAGAGAAGTTCCTGGATGGGCTGAAGCTG CTCACAAGGAACAAGGCCTACGTCACCCTGGCTGTGGGCTTCGGGGGTGGCATCGGAGTCTTCACCAGCTTCTCAGCCCTGCTGGAGCAGGTCCTCTGCGTGAAGGGCTACTCCAAT GAATTTGCAGGCCTGTGTGGGGCTCTCTTCATTGTGTTTGGGATCCTGGGGGCACTGGTTCTCGGGTTGTATGTAGACCAGACCAAGCGCTTCACTGAAGCCCTCAAGATTGGACTCTGCCTGACCTCCATGGCCTGTGCGGCCTTTGCTGTG gtgtcccagctgCAGGACCAGAAACTCGCGCTGGCCGCCACCTGCTCACTGCTGGGGCTCTTTGGCTTCTCGGTGGCACCTGTCGCCATGGAGCTGGCAGTCGAGTGCTCCTTTCCTGTGGGTGAGGGTGCGGCCGCAGGCCTGGTCTTTGTGCTGGG GCAGGCTGCCGGCATGCTCATCGTGGTGCTGCTGACGGCCCTGCCTGTGCGCCGTGCACAGCCATCTGTGTCTACCTGCCATGACGGCCAGGACCCGCTAGACTGGCAGG TGTCCGTGCTGCTGATGGCCGGCTTGTGCACCTTCTTCAGTTGCCTCCTGGTCCTCTTCTTCCGCACCCCGTACCGGCGCCTGCAGGCCGAGGCCAGCGGAAGCCCCTCAGTCCAGGAGGACGTAAGCCCGGCAGCCACAGACCGCACACCCCACCCGGCCGCCGCCCCCTGTGGCTCCTCTGAGCCCCGCACAGCTCCTGCAGGAAGCGTGGGGGCAGCTCCGCTCCAAAGCTCATGGCTGGAACCGGCTCTCCTGACCCTGCCTCCCTGCTCCTAG
- the ATP5ME gene encoding ATP synthase subunit e, mitochondrial, producing the protein MVPPVQVSPLIKLCRYSALFLGVTYGAKRYSYLKPLAEEDRRVAAEEKKKQDELKRIERELAEAQDDSILK; encoded by the exons ATGGTGCCCCCGGTGCAGGTCTCTCCGCTTATCAAG CTCTGCCGCTACTCGGCCCTGTTCCTCGGCGTGACCTACGGAGCCAAGCGCTACA GTTACCTGAAACCTCTGGCGGAAGAGGACAGAAGGGTAGCCGCTGAGGAGAAAAAGAAGCAGGATGAGCTGAAACGGATCGAGAGAGAATTGGCGGAAG CCCAGGATGACAGCATACTGAAGTGA